ATGATAATACCTTTACCGGTTGTGATTTTAAGCATGTAATTTCCGGCAGATAGCATCGCCATATTCATACTGAATGTTTGTGGTTTTTTGTTTACATCCATTTCATGAACCTTCTGCCCCAGGGTATTGTAAATCTCAATTTTTTCAATTTCCAACCCT
The sequence above is a segment of the Cytophagales bacterium genome. Coding sequences within it:
- a CDS encoding T9SS type A sorting domain-containing protein; protein product: GLEIEKIEIYNTLGQKVHEMDVNKKPQTFSMNMAMLSAGNYMLKITTGKGIIIKQVAVEKSH